DNA from Cetobacterium somerae ATCC BAA-474:
TTTGTAAAGAAATTTTTTCTTGTTTTTCTTTTTCCAAAGCTTCAGATATCTTTTCCAATTTGGCAGCTAAATTTTTATTTTCTATTTTTTCACTAGCCATTCCCATTAAATCTTTTAATTCATTTTCCCCTATTGAGAATCCTGTAAAAATTTTATTTTTTTTAATTCCTTTTTCAATTTCTTTTAAAGTTATCAAATTTTCAATTTCTTTATTTTTTAATTTAATTTCATCTTGTAAATCTTTAATTTGATTTTCAAGATAATTAGTTGTTTTCTTAAACTCATCAACTGATAAATTCTTTCTTTTTGTCTCTTTTGCACTTAATCCTCTTTCCATTTGAGGAAACTCTTTAGATATATGCTCGTAAAATTCATCTTGTAATTTTGCTAAGTCTTTTTTACCATCAATAAATTTTTTCATACTTAATGATCCATCAGAATGTAATGGAACAATAACCGCGTGTAAGTGAGGAGTTGACTCATCTTTATGGACTTTTGCTGAAATGATATTTTCC
Protein-coding regions in this window:
- the mobV gene encoding MobV family relaxase; amino-acid sequence: MRFEKRKSVNVKGMELHNERKTENHSNTDIDLEKKDLNYDLVKCENYKKKIDEEINKRYKGQKAIRKDAVLCTEVLFTSDKDFFDKIGEEKEKIYFEKSLEFLERKFGKENIISAKVHKDESTPHLHAVIVPLHSDGSLSMKKFIDGKKDLAKLQDEFYEHISKEFPQMERGLSAKETKRKNLSVDEFKKTTNYLENQIKDLQDEIKLKNKEIENLITLKEIEKGIKKNKIFTGFSIGENELKDLMGMASEKIENKNLAAKLEKISEALEKEKQEKISLQ